The sequence below is a genomic window from Acropora palmata chromosome 5, jaAcrPala1.3, whole genome shotgun sequence.
GCCCCATTCATTTGCTCTTTTGCTAGCTACTGTGCCTCCTCGGTGGGGACGTGAAACATGGATATCCggccctttcctgcccaaggggttccctattgacgagtaaaattgtctggcgttagacagtaaaatccacaaaagtgCCAAtcgggcaggaaagggttaaaaatggggacatagtttttggaCGATGTTGTGGCTAGCCCTTTcttgcccaaggggttccccattgacgagtaaaatcgtctggcgttagacagagtaaaatccacaaaagtgCCAATTGGGAAGGAAAGGGATGTAATGGTATCACCGCAAGCCGACGTGAAGAACCTTatggaaaaatgtatttttcaaCTCGGCACCATGCATCCTTACAGAATCAATGAAGGCTTCTCGttcaactaatttattcacgTTTAAAGTTAAAGTTTTCCACCAATGACATGCTTGCGCTCCACCCTATGTAACCACACACAACTGGCAACGCACGAAACTACACTTTCGTAATCCTTATACGCTAGAGAAATTTGACTTtgatcaactcatttgatttcattagCTAACCGGTTTGACTGGTTTTTGCAGCGCAAGCCGCATTGCAGGAGCAGCAGGTTATGGAGAGAGCCATGATGGGGTCAGCGATGTCAATAGGGGTAAGGTCAAAGCGCGTATGTCACAGTGGTTTTCAACCGCTCTATAGTAAATCATCTCCCTAATTTTAAGCCTGTTTGGTAATTAGCGTAATGTAAATCATCAAAAGCCGGGGGTCATGTAGCTCTTCTTGTAAGGTACAAGGTGGTTGACTCGAACTACTACTAAAGAATTGCCTAATTCCAACGGAGGTAAGGCTGATGTAAAACCACTCCGATGTGATGAAGCTTTGAAGGAATTATTTGAAGAAGCAGCCTtctgtgtgtgtttttttgaaatgattgtatAGGTAATCCCTTTTTACCTAAATTCTTTCTAATTAAATGTTCGCTACCGTATCTCTTCCACGCAGAGTCTGTTGTCAAACACGGAGGCATTTGTGTTGCATTAagttttttctccttttcagaAATTAGATGAAGGCAGATTTGGAATCCAACCTGTCGACGACGATGATGGTAGGGTATCcataatgttgttgtttttttttttcttttcggatCATGAACAACTTTTAGAAAGACGCATGTGACTGGTTCAAGAAACATTGAACCAGGAACCTTGTGCAGCTGAACCGTGCATCCCTACGAAGCCCTCAATTTGTTTcgttcatttatttatttatttatttatgtatcTATTAAATTGCAGATGAGGACGACTCTTTTTCAGTCAAGCACGTATCCGCGGCTCGCTTTCATCGAAATCACAAGCTGATGTCAGAAATATTTAGTGATGCTGTCGTGAGAGATGTCCGAACCGGTGCGTGAGGCATATAGTGTTGTAAATGGCTGAACACGGGGCATGAGTTCCATTGACTTTTTGCAAATGGCCTATATACCGCCGGCATTTTTCTGCGGTAACTGTGTCCCAAAAAGTTTATATACCAGAGACcaattcttctttcttcttctttgccGCGATCAAATTGCAGTCGCTTTTTGACATCCCGACAGCACAGCGCAAAGGTGTCAAAACTGAATAACAAAGGCCAAACGCGTTAGAAAAAAACTAGTTTGAAAACGCGTTGGTTTTTTCAACCAACGCGTTGACCCTTCGTTTACAACGCGTTGCAAACGCGTTAAATGGCTCGCTTATCTTTAATCTACcgccacaaaaaaaaaattaggaaaCCACAACGGCGTGAATCAACTACAGTGGACTCTTGAAGGGCCGAATGTTTGTTCCTATTTCTCGTAGAATTCTTTTTGCCTTTTGCATTATATCTGGACACTTCTCTCCTTAGTTACTGAGCTTTTTTATTTCCTGTGTTACTACAGTGGTGACCAAGTCTCGGTTGGGAGTGCTGAAGCGACAAGTGCAATCACTAATAGCACATCAGGTGAATCTCAGACACACAGTCTTGAACAGAAAGTGTAAAATGAGTCGACATTCACGAATTAATTGTAATTTCGAAAGAAGGTTACCGATACGTACCTGTTCACCCCCGCCCACCTAAGACTGTAGGCACTTTAAACAAGACAGTGGGAAAATCATGCACTTGACGATGGTGCGAGCAGTATAAATCCCCAAATATAGTCAAATTACAACAGAATCCAGACTGTTCCGCGCGCTCTCCCGTCGTCATCCGACGTTTCCTTCCTGCTACTAAATCAGCTTAGTGTTCAAGAAGAAGCTCAAATTTCCCATTGTTAGACACCGAGttaaacactcgaagagaaatttcatatcTCCGCGCACCaatgtattattttctttttgtgtgtatatgaaaaattgattttaaagATGTGGGTAGGAAAAGCTGTCAGTGTCTGCATGACTTcagagttttgaaaattgaataagAGTGCAAATGCTCTAATTTTGGAATGCTCTTATGTGCAGGATTGCAGTTAATTAGAAGCACCCTAAGTATTTGTAAACGACATGAAGTGTTTCAGGAAGTATAAGCCTAAAACACCTCTTTGCAACATCAGGGTTAGTGTTAGTGTTAATACCTCTTGTGTCTTCCTAACCACATTCTTGTGGAGTGTAGTTGGGCGGACACAAGAGATATTGAAGTTGAGTCAAAGTCCTAGGGGACTTATCGTGACACTTGACTGAAATTAGAATgctttaagacggattccgtttaAAGTTCGCAATACGTGCAAAAATTgtgtactaaaaatctactcacagcacggtaacttcttgaattccatttaaaacatctcatcgtaattcagttctctaagtgaccccgcgatgaaatctccaagcattctcgagaaatttaatgtcaaacttcgtaagaatgctaaaagcgaatgttattgtgttttcaactaacgcgaaacgtcctttttaagtGAAAtgtggataacttcaagttcaattttctctcgcggggtcagctggagagcttaaatctcgataggaccTTCTTTCcgttattcaaaatattaccatgctaagaggttattttggtaacttaatttttgccactattgctcgaatgttgtgcagaaatcatcttaatcACTTGCAATACTAAACGTATCACTGAAATGTCTCTATACTGTTTTgaaacttgttgtttttgttttcttccagAAAAAGCTGGAAAGTGAGCTGcaacaaattgaagaaaaatttgagagcaaaaaacaaaaagtcaacGAAGATAGCGAAAAATTTAACGACGCActcaaaaaggtaaaaacctCAACCTTGTAATCCGTCTCAAAGGAAACTTCTGTCCTCATTCAATTTGTTGACTGCTTGGGTCTTCTTAAAATTAGGATTTTCGCGGTAGGAGGCCCGAATTTAATCTAGGTTTGCATTCCAGTGTCAGGTTCTCAAGGTCGACATTTAGGCGACCTGGTTTATTTGTGGATTAGAAGGAGCAGGCCACAGTCGTTCAAAGGCTAAATGGTGCTATCCACCCGATAAATCACGATCTCGTGAAAGAGCAGTttgaaatgactgtcgaaTAACAAATACCAATCACAATAAGAGCTGGAGGAAACAGCGcggtgaaccaatcagaatcctAACAATTacttgtaacttgctcaaagggtgggaaaaatcgcgcgttcAAGATGTATTGGTTATGGTTTTGCTTTCCATTGGTTGAAAAGCTGGCgtgagatttttaagccaatcactaagcgatGGCGTAATTGCTTTCAACATGTAGTCATTTGAGAACTGTTCTAAGTCAAAGTCTCTAAGTGCAGTTTGAATAACTGGGACCACATCCTCTTGGGTTGAGCAGGCTGACACGAAAAGAGCCGAGGCAGACACGCTGAAGGGAAGCTGAGGTTGGAAGCTGCGCTATAAGGGATTTCAATGCGCTTTCTGGCACTTTAAGTCCAAATTCCTAACCCCTTCCCCCTTCAATATGGAAAGTCTGCCAGCCTTGCTCGATGTGATTCTAACGTTTTCTAAAGCTTTGAAGaggagagaaaaagaaaaaaaaaaacatttcacttgTTTTTATGACTCCTTTTTGTTTAGCTTTGTGAGCATTCAAGTGAATGTGAAACCAAAGTGGATGAGGTACCTGAATCGAAAAGCAGCGGGAAAACCAACGAGTCGTCACCCCCACCCCTAGAGCAAGTTAAAACTACCGCCTCTTGACCCCCCAGTTTTATGTAATAGTTTTCTGAGACTTAGGGTAGAGGATATTTTTGGAGTGCTTTGTTCAGGTTAGAGTTGATCAAAGCGGGTTCGACCTTATACTGGTTTAAAATATCATGGCAAACCGAATGCATGTCACCTTTAGATCTTAAAACTTAATCAAGTGCCAATCATTAAAAGTAACGACAATTTTCTTTGAGTTTGTAGTAATTATACAAGAGCcataaagacaaaattaatgttttctgaaggaaaaaaaaaacgttacGACCAGtatgttttaagaaatttaaagaagaaaGTACTAAGAGCTGTTGTAACTGTAGACTACTCAAAATGTCtaattttggagaaaaataaGAGGGCGGGCCAACTGCACGCGCCCGCGACACTCAGAAGACACGCTTATATTTAGTAATCCCCGCGCGTCGTGTGTCCTCTTAGTGTCGCGAGATGCGTGTATTTCGCGTGGTCTCAAATTTTTCGCTGGAATACGACTACAGTCTATTCTAACAGTAGTCCTTTAACCATAAGCTCAAGTATTTATGGCATCTTTTGTATATAAATGTGCCGTGTATGTGAGAATCTGTTTTTCGTACGAATAAAACAAGTAACGTAAAGTGGCTTCTGAGACTTGTTTCTGTAGTGTACACATCTGAGAGCAAATGAAAATTCACACTTTTCTGCAGCTGCATAAGCTCACGTGGAATCGCGATGAAATACGAAAGATTGTTTGCATCAATGACAAAACGATTATCCCATGTAAACTTTACATGGACAAAGTCATAGTGCTATTACTCTGTGATATCCTACTGTTCGACGGGTAGCCCTCTACATGTTGGAGTTCTCAGTGAAGTCAAGTTGGAAAGGCTTTGAAAACTCTCTGCCTTGGTATAATATTAATACTGTTCCTAAATAACTGAAGAAGTTAATAATGCTGTCAATCAAACACGAACCATCACACTCTGACGATATATttatacataattatttttattttcaaaaggcTGGAACGATTTCTCTTTCCTCCCCTATTGACAAAAATCACTtgaaattttctcattttcttctAAAAAAATCACAGTGTGCAATATATGATTATTGCAGCAAACGCCAAGAcgaaaaatatttggaattATTTGTTAATCCTCAGATAAATATCTATATAAATCTGTAAGTGTAAAATTGAGTAAGAGATAACTGTGGGATCAAGATGGGAGAAACTAGCAGGTGGGAGAGTGGAGGACGGGAACAAGTCACATTTGCCCCCCACCCCGGCTAGGAAGGTTGGTCAATCTCCCAAATTAGGTTCTGAAATAGATTAAACTAATGTGAAGTATGATCATAATCTATGCTATTCAGTGATATCTGAGGTGCCAGAATTTTGTTACATAACAAGTTGACCGTTTGGTTAATTGATTCAATCATCCTCGGGTAAATTGGGTTAACTCACTGGTTGAATATGTTAATTTCAAAttctaaaatataaatatatagcCTAAATCATTGCCAAGAACATTAATTAACTTGTGGAGCGTTGTTTTATGGATATAACTGTGTCACCATGTCTATCATTTAACTGATTGTAGTCGACTAATCTAGAGCATGCTAAGCGCTtggagcgtttttttttttctcgttttgtttgtttcttctctACTCTTCTCTAGGGGCGCGTTTTCTAGCCTTCTCTGCGAAGTAATAACCTTATGCTGAGGGTCTTTTTTTTAAGGCAGAGAGGTTgctcgggggggggggggggcttgCCACGAACAGCCCTGGGACACTGGACTTCCCTGCCGAGCTTGACGAAACTTAAATGGCTTGTGAAACATGCTCTAGCTTATACTACCCAAAGTTAGTGCTATATACATGAGCGTGGCTGCTGATTTAACTCGACTAAGCGCGCGCAATTGCTGCAGCATTTCCAGTGATGGTCTTGAATATCCATATCTACAAACTGTCCTGAATTCGAAACTGCAACACACATTTTCAGGACCTTTCCTATCCGGTTGGATCGAGCGAAAAGTGTCAACGGATGGAAGCTTTTTGTTGCTAGTTCCAAAACAGAAGactttgaaaactgttccCAACTAAAGGGAAATGCAATTTTCGAAACAATATTGAACTCGTTATCTTAATCCTAAAatggaataagaataaacagGAGCCACTTCTGTGAGGCAACCTTTTCCCGTGTAGAGTTAATTCAAGAACTTTTTCTATCGTCTTAGTTTCGCGGATCGGCCGTGAACATACGGCATTCGTTGTTTATGTACATTTCTTGATTTGCTATGTGACTGTTATTGCATAAGAGGTCCCTTGACACTCGTTCTAGAAATAAATCCACTCGGGAAAAGCTCGAAGCCCAATAGCCGTaattacagttatcagcggttttgacacacagacgaggctaatgggtcattctccattttattacatattatgtgtggatatcagtgtgataaggCCGTCACTAAAagtgatacccgtgaagtgatatgatatcatttcactgcagtgaaatgatatcatatcacatcaggctcttaacacgTAATAATCTATACGCATTGACACATAAGCCTCGTCTGTAcgcagctgtaaacaaaagggGCTTTGCCAGTGGGCGCAACTGCAATAACAGCTATTTGGGAGATAAAGGCTTCTACTTATGGGCCCCTGGAATAAACAGAAGTTCATAACTTCAAAGCCTTGAAAGGCTCGATCTGCAATGGAGTACAGCCCACGAATTGTATTTTCCTCACTTTACATTATcagtgataaccactacacctCTGATTGGCCATTATTGGCAGTAGCTACATTCCAAATTTGGGATGcagagtttaagaaacgacgacggcaaAGGGAAAGCCAcgaatcaatgatatgattggttgaatgaggaaaaataatcgtgctgcaggTGGGCACGccttttggtgcaattttttgacgtagtctgccaaacgctTACGTGAACCTTTCGAATGACGTTCTGAAGACAACGGGATCCTGCAGCAGTCGTGCCAATGAAGTGAAAGGACACTTCGACCATTTCGTAAAAGGTGACCACCTTGAAACAATCGTAAAACAGGTAACCTAGGGCAGGGTTCAATTgatgttttcgttgcagcCGCCGCCGTATTTTCCTAAACTCCTTAATACGATCtgatagaccactttcataaatggcggtgtcttttgttattcctttgtatttatgtcaATTAGACATACTAGcctggttttggttttgaattttgcccatggcaacGAGGTTAGAAAGTCATTGAAAggaaagaatattaaatttgagctccattatgaaagaggtctataggCCGAGTTCATATGAGATATGACGAAACTTTTGGTTATGGCCTTCTAGTGATGCAGTTCACGACGATAAATTTGGAGGTAACCAATCGACCTCGTCGCCAGAAGTACAAGTGAGAAAGGCAATGAAATCGTGATCTGCATCACAAATATTCACATCACGAAGCAAAAGAGAACACTAGATTGCTACGGTACTTGATAAGTCGCGATAAATAGCAAAAACCTTACATCACCACGATGTCGCAAAATGTTAAGTCGGAGCAGCTTGTTTATCCACGAGCGCCGCCTACAAGGCTGTCTGCACACCATGCGTGTCTCACGCCGCATTACGTCAAATTTGCGTCACCATGGTGTCTCCGTTACACAAAGACTGCGCATCGTCTTTTAAATTGTGGTTTTGGTTATGGTTTCCATCGTCAGATGGAGGAGTAGTGCGTCTTGCAAAAGGGCTTTGGAAAAAGCTTGTCAACGAACTTCGCCTTTTGGAGCCAGTGTACTGTCGGGCCTGTTTGTCCCAGACGGACACAATTAGCTTCTTGAAAGCGCGCCGATATTCGACGTTAAAGTACGCATAAATGAAAGGATTCAGAGTACTGTTGAGATTGGGCAAGATTAAAGCGGTCGTGTTGAAGACAAACATTCGTAATTTCGGGTTCGAAATGGTTCGTAGGGTAAGAGGATCATACTGCCGTACGGTCAACAGAATGAAAAGTGGCATCCAACACACGGTGAAAGTCATCATAACTATAGCCAGGGTCTTCGTTGCTTTGAAGTCACGCCGCACGCTTTTTTGTTTGCGCTTGTCCTCATTGCTGCTGGTGTAAGCACTTGCGAGGAGTTGCATTTTTGAGAACTGAATCCAGGCAGTGCGCAAGATCATGGTATAACAAACGGCAAGCACAATAAGCGGGCACAGGAAAGCCACTATGTTAGCCACTGtgtaaaatgttttgttgGTATTTGAACACAAACCACTTGGGCTCAATACAACGCCAGGCTGTCCTGGCCACGCAATAATGGAAAGTGTCGAAAGAGTAGCCGCGTACAGCCACACTCCGCCAATGGCCGCGAACGAACGCCATTTCGTCATCTTTCTATGATAATCAAATGGCTtggtaatttttaaatgtctGTCCAGTGAAATCACGGCCAAATTAGCTAGGGATGCTGCTACACAGCACATGTCCATCCAAATCCACAATTGACAGACCCACACTTCTTGAATCTTCAACACAGTGGAAACTATACGGAAGGGTAATACTGAGAGTGCGTAAGACAAGTCACTAACTGCCAAGGACGCAATAAACCAGTTGGTAGGGCTACGAAGTCGGCGGTCGACATAGATAGTGACGCATACCAGAGAATTTCCAAGAATGGTGACGATCATAACCACAATGTAAAATACCCATAAGAAACTATTCCAATTCTCATAATAGGGATCTTTGGTTGGGGGTGTTGTATTTGTTGCGTTATTCATGTTTGGTCTCGATGTGGATTCGATACCAATGCTGTGATATGAGTATGGCTTTTTTTAAAGTGACAGACAGTGTACGATATTTGCTCTGTCTTTCTCAGCAATTtcctgagtttttttttttcagccttcGGCCCAGTTTCTCAATTTTTCTCCGGGAATTGCCTGGAAGCAAAATTGAAACACAATCACGATACAATTCATGAAACATGAAATAAGTAGAATTAGTGTACACTTACTCAgtgattttggttttttaaCCAATGTGATTCGTTTGCTATCTCGGAATAACTGAGCGTTGTTCATGCCCTAAGGCGTCAATAATGcgtgatccaaacaaaacaaaatggccggcGTAAACTTGCGTTTCGAGATGTCAATTAAATGGACTTTGAAcagttttcttcttcaagGGCTGAGATCGAGTGCTGTTGACAGCACTTCGAGGCTCGGTAAATATCCTACAACTACTCATCTCGATTTCAAAggataattgttaattataccCTGAGAAGGTAAAGTGGAGTGTTCCCATGTATTGATTTAATGAAAAGAGATTTTACCGCAGTAAAAAGCTTCTTGTCTGGTGGTCCATCTTGTAATTCTAATAAATCGAGGAAGGAATCCAGGACCAGGCAAGCGGTAATTTTAACTAGTCGAGTCTCGAGTTCAATTGGCTGTAACCGTATTGAAGTTTTCGAGCGATTTCGTTGGTTTCAAATTGCCGATAAGGCTGAAAGGGAGTGCTAAGTGTATTTCTTAAGTGGATTTGAAAGGTGTTAGTCTGTCGTTCTTAAACTTTTACGCCAGTTGGTTACAACATTCTGAATATAAATATGAGACTTCTTTTATAAGGtctagttttgaaaaaaaaaagttagtaAACAATACTGTGATATGttatctttaattttttaaggAGGATGTTACAAGGACGGATGGAAACTTCCGCAGTATTAAGAGCAATTTTTTGAAACGCTTTCAAGTACCACTTTTCCGGTCGTAAACTGAGCTTGCTTGGATGTTTAAGTTAACAGTTGAGAAAACTGTCAGTTGTTAAAGCAAAGCGATGCAAAGCGACGAGCTTTGTATTTCTCTCTTGTTTCTACGATTTGCCAAACGTCGTCGATAAATTACTAACTCATCCACTACAGGATTAGTCAAGAAAATCCCCTTCCTTCACAGATAATCAATGCAAAGAATCAAtgaattttcactttttaataACAGGaaaattactttattttaatttacacaAAAGTGAAATTACTTGAATTCTCTATTCTGTATTTCCCTTTTACCAGGCCCTCTGCATGTAAATTACTGATCAACCTTGAACCAAGAAACGTTTTCACGCAGACTTTCCTCTATAGAGATATTTGGGCCGCGAGAAACTGAAGGCAATTAAAGTGCtccatttttttctgcttttatgGTATCGTTCTTTCCACTCTAGGTTCAgcgcaattttcttttctgtcaaCGAAGTATAAAAGGTTGTTGACTCATATCCGCAACTCAAGTTCAAATGTTTCCATCGTAAAAACAGCTCTGAGAAGCGGCACTTGACCATTAGTGCGCTCAATCGTTTTGATCTCTCGATCGATAAAAGCTTCTAGTTGTACCGAGATGATTACAAGTGAGATTTCAACAAGTTCTCAAGCATCAGcaatagatatatatatatatatgcacccgtttacaaaaacattgctatttcagaaatatatatcatatatatgtgttaaTGCCGAAAAAAAGACTTAAGCAAGGTGGACACACATTACACCAGCCTCGTGGTGTGGCCATtacttgcaattttttttttgggataTGCATATATGTCTTTTCTGgtgttgacaaaaaagataAAGGCGCAGAAAAggtataattatatatatcatatacatgttttgaaatagcaacgtttttgaaaacgggtgtatatatatatatatatatatatatatatatatatatatatatatatatatatatgtatatgtatatatatatatatatatatgtatgtgtatatatatatatatgtatatatcgGTGATGGAATTGCTGAACAGTGGCTTAGATTTCTCCTTAACAatgttgaatttcattttttaggCATTTATTTCTTGTAATTCACACAGTTTATTTGAACGTGGAGAGGTGTCACGGAAACTCAAAATCTCCATCTGTTGTAATTAGGTTTTCTCATAAAAAGCATCTAATCTGTTATATCTTCAATCTGCTCTTATTTATTAATATCCTTGCATTAAATATGGGAAACacacagaaaaaataaataaataaatgaacacGCGGATCCCATTTCCCCATATTATTGCTTCAGTGACTACGTCGTTTGCTAGTTGTGACAACCTATCTTTGTTTCTCCAGACTCAATAAAAGCAGTTATCTTTGGCAGCAGAATATGATATGCCAACtggcattaatttttatttctcccGAAGGCTAACACTCACTCTTTCACATAAACCTTCCGCCGCTGTAAGAACTATTTTATTCCAGCTGTCACAAAATCAGGccaaaatgacattttgactTAGGAATCCTGAAAATGTCATagattttccttgaaaaaattGTGTTGTTCTCTAGTTGAGGTTATTAGTTCTTTTTATACGAAACTAGTTTTTCGAACTAAATTTTCACTCTGATATTCCCCTAAGCTTTTTTCACGTTTAATTAGCACTAAATATACATAAATCGAGGACGGCAATTTCGTTTATGTTATATATTCTCTGATTTCCAAATAGTCCAGAGTATTTACAAACAGAGCCGAAACAGAGTAAGTTTCCGTGGTACACAGCAGATTTAGAAATCTGGATCCGTTTTGTCAGTGAAGCCTGCCTACTGTGGGATGTACCTGGACTCCATGATTCCATTTGATCAAGGCTTAACAGCAAAACTATGAAGTTTTCCCGAATTTtgattaaaatgaaaactgagtACAATTCAATTTTCCTGAAATGGCTTACAACGGAGAAAAATAGGAAATCAAGCgatcttttgcatttttgtaaCAGGTTCAAACAGCATAGATAAATGAAACACgaaaacattttaagccagTGGATATCATACGTTGACGGCATTTTCTCCACGAACGCGAgacgaaaaaggaaaaagacgAACTGAGAAATTAAACGGATTGAGTATATTGAGCGGGTGAGCACAAAGCAAGTGGGAAAAAAATGCTGCTATTATTTACCGTGTGTTTTTAAAGCTGTgctgaaaacaaagtttccCATTCAATTCATTGTTCCATTGCTGGCttgtcttgtgaacctgaTGATTTAGAAATGATCTCTTATTGAGAATTTCTGCCCTTCTCATCTTATATATAAGATCTGAAACATCTGATTACGTATAAAAATATAATTCTCTCTTTGTTTTGGCTTAAATGACAGCTAAATTGATAGATTCGTCTTTCAGCTCTAATATTAACCTTTTCGTCAAAAACATTCATTAGATGTATTTCAAATAACTGCTACAGATGCTGATCacgtttcctttttttgtgacGTACACGTCCACCGAGCCTGCAATTGCAGGACGGTCGATCGGAGATCATACTATAGTTTGTATACTCCTAAATATGTAATCGAAGGTAGAAAACTAGTGCTGCAAAGCGTGTTAAAttacaaagaaggaaaaaggaaattgcTGTAATGACAAAGAGAACATTGAaacgaaaaatgaaaaaagccaAGGCGTGTCAAATTGGTCAGCTGAGTTTGCTTGTCGGGATTTCACAAAGTTTCGGAACTTATTAATTGCATGCGTTCTGGTCATGTATACCAATAACTACAAGATTTAACTTGTCAAATTTTCGTTTCTAAAACGAAATTCAATAACATATTGAAGTCAATGTATTCCGGAGAGGAACCAATTATCGCTTGCGTATTTGAAAAGGTCATAAATGCCTTTCTGTTCAAGACATATTTTGCATTGTGTACAGCAAATTATCTTCAAAAAGTTTCCCAAttaaatcgt
It includes:
- the LOC141881885 gene encoding D(1) dopamine receptor-like isoform X1: MNNATNTTPPTKDPYYENWNSFLWVFYIVVMIVTILGNSLVCVTIYVDRRLRSPTNWFIASLAVSDLSYALSVLPFRIVSTVLKIQEVWVCQLWIWMDMCCVAASLANLAVISLDRHLKITKPFDYHRKMTKWRSFAAIGGVWLYAATLSTLSIIAWPGQPGVVLSPSGLCSNTNKTFYTVANIVAFLCPLIVLAVCYTMILRTAWIQFSKMQLLASAYTSSNEDKRKQKSVRRDFKATKTLAIVMMTFTVCWMPLFILLTVRQYDPLTLRTISNPKLRMFVFNTTALILPNLNSTLNPFIYAYFNVEYRRAFKKLIVSVWDKQARQYTGSKRRSSLTSFFQSPFARRTTPPSDDGNHNQNHNLKDDAQSLCNGDTMVTQI